In Hippoglossus stenolepis isolate QCI-W04-F060 chromosome 20, HSTE1.2, whole genome shotgun sequence, the following are encoded in one genomic region:
- the LOC118099500 gene encoding potassium voltage-gated channel subfamily S member 3 has protein sequence MGYGQILHRCGNEEDQVHLNVGGVRHEVDPSMLQRFPHTRLARLLCCQSEAAILELCDDYIQDEKEYYFDRNPRVFLCVLNFYQTGRIHMMEEVCVFSFSQEIEYWGIQELYLSPCCNNWYHERKEYIEDRDWDIRSDDMQQPSCHSSFEELSALDKDLEKFKGVWCAELRSYIWLRLEDPGHSTASKVIAVASLSVVLTSIVAMCVHSMPEFQRVDDNDRPIEDPVLSILEVICIICFSTEFILRLIVAPSRRKFLSNPLNIIDVASILPFYATLALETADEEAAEENADLENVGKVVQVLRLMRVLRILKLARHSIGLRALGATVRHSYNEVGLLLLFLSVGISIFSALIYFAEKEEESTDLGTIPSGWWWATITMTTVGYGDTCPVTFLGKIVATLCIICGLLVVALPITIIFNKFSKYYQRNKAMEAQGITKPVRQDPELPHYNIRDLFTDGVYPFIGSITFRNSVSSAGDDTDASSLQDIEVYENDPL, from the coding sequence ATGGGGTATGGGCAAATTCTCCACCGGTGTGGGAACGAGGAGGACCAGGTCCACCTCAACGTGGGAGGAGTACGACATGAAGTGGATCCCAGCATGCTGCAACGCTTCCCTCACACACGCCTAGCACGTCTCCTCTGCTGTCAGAGCGAGGCGGCAATCCTGGAGCTGTGCGACGACTACATCCAGGACGAGAAGGAGTACTACTTCGACAGGAATCCCCGGGTCTTCCTGTGCGTGCTCAACTTCTACCAAACGGGACGTATCCACATGATGGAAGAGGTGTGCGTTTTCTCCTTCAGCCAGGAGATCGAGTACTGGGGCATCCAGGAGCTCTACCTGAGCCCCTGCTGTAACAACTGGTACCACGAGAGGAAGGAGTACATCGAGGACAGGGACTGGGACATCAGGAGCGACGACATGCAGCAGCCAAGCTGCCACTCGTCCTTCGAGGAGCTCTCTGCTCTCGATAAAGACCTGGAGAAGTTCAAAGGTGTCTGGTGTGCAGAGCTGAGGAGCTACATTTGGCTGAGGCTGGAGGATCCCGGTCACTCCACGGCCTCTAAAGTCATCGCCGTGGCCTCCCTCAGCGTGGTCTTGACCTCTATTGTTGCCATGTGTGTCCACAGCATGCCTGAGTTCCAGCGTGTGGACGACAATGACAGGCCCATCGAGGACCCCGTCCTCTCCATCCTGGAGGTCATCTGCATCATCTGCTTTTCCACAGAGTTCATCCTCAGGCTGATTGTTGCACCCTCTCGCAGGAAGTTCCTCTCAAACCCCTTGAACATCATAGACGTCGCTTCCATTTTGCCATTTTACGCCACTTTAGCTCTGGAGACAGCGGACGAGGAGGCCGCGGAGGAGAACGCGGACCTAGAGAACGTTGGGAAAGTGGTGCAGGTTCTGCGTCTCATGAGGGTTCTCCGAATCCTCAAACTGGCTCGTCACTCCATCGGGTTGCGAGCGTTGGGTGCCACGGTCCGACACAGCTACAACGAGGtgggtcttcttcttctcttcctctcggTGGGCATCTCCATCTTCTCTGCCCTGATCTACTTTGcggagaaggaagaagagtcCACAGATTTGGGGACCATCCCTTCAGGCTGGTGGTGGGCGACGATCACCATGACCACAGTCGGTTATGGTGACACCTGCCCAGTGACGTTTCTAGGGAAGATAGTGGCGACCTTGTGTATCATCTGTGGCTTGTTAGTGGTGGCTCTGCCCATCACTATCATCTTCAATAAGTTTTCAAAGTACTATCAAAGAAATAAAGCCATGGAGGCACAAGGTATCACTAAGCCTGTCAGACAAGACCCAGAACTCCCTCATTATAACATCAGAGACCTGTTCACAGACGGCGTGTATCCCTTCATTGGAAGTATCACCTTCAGGAACAGTGTGAGCAGCGCAGGGGACGATACAGATGCCTCCAGTCTCCAGGACATCGAGGTTTATGAAAATGACCCTTTATGA